TTAGATGAAAAATTAGAGTTAGATTTAAAGAGTAAGACAGACCAAATTCAAGATTCAACTTTAGAAGAAATAGGAAATATTTTAACTAATTCTTATTTAAATGCTTTAAGCAGAATGACAGATTTTTCGTTATTGCCTTCTGTACCAGCTTTAGCTTATGATATGGCAGGAGCTATTTTAGAAGTAACATTCTTACAGGCTGGACATATTGGGGATTATGCTTTAGTAGTAGAGACTGAATTTTTAGATGGTGATGAGGGAATTCAGGGACATTTTTTCTTTATTCCTACTCCTGAATCACTGCAAAAAATTTTAGACAAGCTTGGAGTTGGCAAAATATGAAGAAGATTAGAGTAAAAATGGCAGACTTAAATATTGGAGAAGTTGATGACGTTTTAATAACTTCTGGATTAGGATCATGTGTAGGTATTGCTCTTTATGATTCTAGAACTAAAATAGGAGGATTAGCTCATATTATGTTACCAGAAGTACCTACTAACCGTAAAAGTAAGAATCCGGCTAAATATGCTGACACTTCTATAGAATTACTGTTGAAGAAATTGAGGCAAAAGGGTGCGAATTTTAGAAGGCTAGTAGCTAAGATTGCTGGAGGAGCACATATGTTCAAATTTGATAATTCTAATCCTCAAATGCAGATTGGAGCTCGTAATATTGAAGCGGTAAAGAAGATTTTAAAAGAGAAGAATATTAGACTGTTAGCAGAAGATGTAGGTAAAAATTATGGACGGACTATGGAATTTTATTTAGAAAATGGTGAAGTATTAATTAAGACAGTTAAAGGTGAAGATCGGGTTTTATAAAAAGGGGAGTTGAAAAGGGTTGAATGGTTTAATAAAGGCTTTATCAATTATCTTTTCTGTAATTGCTTTTTTATTAGTAGCTATAATTACTGTAACAAACCAATTAAATATAATAGTTATTATTAAAAGAAGTTTATTAGCTGCTGTTTTCTTTGGTATTTTAGGTGGGTTAATAGGATATATATTAATTAATTTAACTAAGATTGATAATTCCAAAAGTCAGCAAAATAATTCAGAGCAAAGAGAAGAGATAAAAGCAGTGTCTCAACAACAAGCTGCTCAACAGTATGCTAATCAAAATCAAGATCAAGATAGCCAAGGAACTGATGAAGAATCTGATTTTCAACCATTAAATTTGGAAAAGATAGATTATGAAGAGGAAGAAAAAGATAACGAAGTCGAAGAGATAGATCAATTAGCAGACCAAGACCCAGAAAAATTAGCAGAAATGGTTAAGAGTTTAAAAGGTAACTGATTAATAAAAAGAAGAAGGAGAAGGAGGGATAAAGATAGCTAAACATAAACATGAAAAGGAAAAAGAATTATGGATTAAATTTAAAGAGAATGATAACCAGGATGCTAAAGAAGAGTTAATCCTTAAATATATACCATTGGTTAAATATGTAGTTAACAGGATAACAGTTAACCTTCCTGATAAGTTTGAATTTGATGATCTTAAAAATTATGGGATAGTAGGCTTAATTGATGCTATTGAACGATTTGATCATCGGCGACAGGTTAAATTTTCTACTTATGCTATTTCTAGAATTCAAGGTAGTATTATAGACCAGTTAAGAAAATTAGATTGGGTGCCAACTTCAGTACGGCATAAAGCTAAAAGAGTAGCACAGGTTAATTCAAAATTATCTCAAGAGTTAGGTAGATTACCGACGGATCAAGAGTTAAGAGAAGAATTAAATTTGAATAGTGAAGAATATAATCAATTATTAACAGAGGTTAATATTCCTCAACAGACTTCATTAAATAGCTTTATTAAGGGGAGTCAGACAGAAGGGATTACATTACTAGAAATGATTTCCGACGGAGAAGCAGTTAATCCAGAAAGAAGTTTTAGATACGAAGAAATAAAGAGGATTTTAGGAGAAACTATTGAAAAGTTAAAAGATAAAGAACGATTAGTAATTACTTTATATTACTATGAAGGTTTAAATTTAACAGAGATTAGCAAAGTGCTAGAACTTACTACTGCTAGAGTTTCACAATTACACACTAAAGCTATTTATAGATTAAGAGGTTATCTTAGTAGAAAGAAGGAATTATTGGTTGACTAATTAAAGGAGGTGGTGACAACGGAAGTTACAGTAGAAGCTAAAAATGAAGTTGAAGCTAAGGATAAGGCATTAAAAAAATTGGAACTAAAAGTTGATAAAAAGATTAATAAAACAGATTTAGAATTAGAGCTAATTGAAGAGAAGAGTGGGTTTTTAGGTATTGGCAAGAAGAAAGTTTTTAGAATTAATTTAAATGAAAAAGAAGATGAAGTAGAAGAATCAATTGATGATTTAGGGAAAGAAAAAGAAGATGAAGGGTCAATTGAGAATTCAGAGAAAGAAACTGAGGATGAAGTAGAGGCAGAAGATGGAGATGTAGAATTAATTATTGATGAAGAAGGAGTTTATATTCAGTTGACACCTCCAGAAGGTAATGGAGAAGCGGTAAGTTTAATTGAAGTTGAAGAAATATTAGGGGCTAAGGAAATAGAGGATGTAAATTATGATAAAATTAGTGAAGCCTTAACTGAGGATATTTATGAACCAGTAAAGGTTGCACCTAGGAAGGAAGAGTTAGACCGAAATGCAGAAATAAGAGTAGATGTCAGTGCTGATGGAATGAAGGCTTACTTATCAACTAGTTTACCATTAGGTGGTAAGGAAGCTACTTTAACGAGAATAGAAGATACATTGGAAGAAGTAGGAGTAACTTATGGAATCAAGAATGAGAAGCTAAAAGAATTGGTTAATGATGAAGAAATTATTGATGAAGCAATAGAAAGAGTATTGGTTGCTGAAGGAGTAGAACCATTATTAGGAAAAGATGCAGAGGTTAATTTTAAGTTTAATATCAAAAGTGAAGAGAAGAAAGTACAAAAACTAGAAGATGGGTCAGTAGATTATCGTAATCTAAATAGAATTAACAATGTTAAACCTGGAGATATATTAGCAACTAAGAAACCGACAAAGCCAGGAACTCCAGGGACTACAGTAACTGGTAAAGATGTGAAACCAAAACCTCCCAAAGATAAAAAAATTCCATCGGGTAAGAATACTATTCTAAGTTCTGATGAACTTAATTTACAAGCAGAAATTGAAGGACAAGTATCCTATAATGGAGATAAAATAGAAGTTATGCCTGTCCATACTGTAAATGGAGACGTAGACTTATCTACAGGGAATATTAAATTTGTTGGAACAGTAGTAGTTGAAGGTGATGTTAGAGATGGAATGGAAATTAAGGCTAAAAATGATATAAATGTAAAAGGTAGCGTTCATGGTGCTAAATTAGAAGCTCAAGGTGAAATTCTAATTAAGAATGGATTTATAGGTAAAGACAAAGGAGAAATAAAGGCTGACGGAAATGTTCAAGTGCGCTTTATAGAAAATGGGAAATTAACTACTGAAAATGATCTAATAGTAACAGAAGCAATTATGCATAGTGATATCGATGCAGCCAGAATAATTAGGATAGAGAATAAAGGTTTAATTGTAGGAGGAATAGTTAGAGCAGGTAGAGAAATAGACGCTAAGGTAGTAGGGTCTAATTTAGCTACTAAAACTAAGATATTTGTAGGTATTACCCCAGCATTAAGAGATCAATATAATAATTTGATGAAGAAGTTAGAGGATTATCAAAAAGAATTAGATGAGGCTTTAAAGACAATTAAGTATCTTAAAAAACGTCAAAAAGAGGATGATGGAGAGTTATCGGAAAAGGAAAGAAATTTATTGAGTCAAAAGACTAGAACTAGATTTAAAGTAGCTAAAAATATAGAAGAGTTAAAGAAAGAAAAGATCAGCTTAGAAACTCGATTAGAAGAAGGTAAAAATGGTAAGATTAAAGTTCAAGATAAACTTTATTCAGGAGTAGAGATTACTATTGGTACAGAAGTTAAGAAAGTGACAAAACAATTATCTAATCTTCAATTTTATGTAGCAGATGGAGAGATTAAGAAAGGTTCTTATTCTTAAAAAAGGTGGTGACTTGAATGGCTGAATCAATTAATCCCCATACTCAAGTCCCTCGTTCATTAAAAGTTAGTAAAATGCAGCAGAATAAACAACACCAACCTCAAGCACAACAGCAGGAATTGACTAATCAGATGCAGAAGGTTAATGAGAGAAAGCAAAATCAAGTCAATAAATCAGAGGAATCATTACAGAAACGAGTAAACGATGAAGATGAAAAAAATCATGATAATGAAGGGCAAAATAGGGACTTAGATAGTGAGCAAGAGAGTGATCAGGAGTCTAAATTAAAACAAAAAAACCGAGGGAATTATATCGATATTAAAGTATGATATAAAGAGAGTTGGAGGGAAGATATTGGAGATCTTAATCTTCGTAGTTGGAATAATTTTTATTCTGGTTTCATTGTTTTTAACATATCATCAAGATAAAGAAGTTGATGATGAGATTATAACAGATTATATTCAGCTTAATAGAAAATTAAAGAAACGTGAAGAGAACTTAAGTAAATTATTAAAAGAAATGAATTATAATTTTTATAATATTCTTGATGAACTAGATGATAAACAGACAAAGTTAGAGCAATTGCTTAATAATGAAGGTTCATTTAAAGATAATAATACTATGGCATTTATCAATACTTTAAATTCTGAAATGACCCAAGAGTCAGAAATGAAAGAGCCACAAGAACAAAATAAAGTAGATGAGAATACCTTACAGAACCAAAAAGAACTTAATTTATCTAGTTTAAATTCAACTCTTGATAAAGAGGAACAGGTAGCTAAATTATATAATTCAGGCCTTAATTTTACTGAAATTGCTCAGGAACTGAATTTAGGACAAAGAGAAGTAGAATTAATTTGGAAGTTAAATAATCGAGGTGAGATGTAATTGCTTAGGAAATCTTTATTAGGTATTGGTATTTTACTTATTATATTTTCTTTACTATTAATTGCTAATGGTGGATTAAATGAGCAAGATGATGATTCACAGGCAAATTCAGCAGCAATTACCAAGAAAGCAACAGTAATTAAGAAGGCTAGACAATTAGGGATGGAGTTTCCTGATAAATTATCTGATGAGGAAATAAAAACTCAATTAAAGAGTAGAGGGTTAAAGAGTGTTAAATTATTAGATTATAATAAAGATATAATAATTGAAATTAAAAAAGGAACAACTGCTAATAAAGTGGTGGATAAATTATATCAAGCAGAGATTATTGAAGAGAAGACAGCATTATCAGAGTTAATTGAAAAATTAGGAGTCAGCAATATGATTTTAGCAGGTAAATATAAGTTTAAAGATAATACTCCTATAGAAAAAGTATTATTAAAAATTATCGGTAATTAATCATTAAAATCAAATGATTGATTACTGATTCTTGTTTTTTGTAAAAATTATTGATATTATATTAGTTTTGTGTTATACTACCTAATGGTGTATATAGATTATATACCATATTACACACACTTTTTGATTTCTATTAGGGTGCCTATAAATAATAGGTCTAATAGAGAGATGATGAAAGTGGAGGAGTAAAACCAGAGAGGAGGTGCGGTTAATGGCTGTAGTGACAATGAAGCAAATGTTAGAATCAGGAGTCCACTTCGGTCATCAGACTAAGCGTTGGAATCCAAAAATGAAGTCTTACTTATTTACTGAAAGAAATGGAATTTACATTATTGATTTACAACAAACTGTTAAGTTAGCTGAGGTTGCTTATAACTTTGTGCGTGATCTTGCTAGTGACGGTAAAGAAATTCTATTTGTAGGTACTAAGAAACAGGCTAAGGATACAATTAAACGTGAAGCTGAGAGATGTGGGATGCCTTATGTAAATGAGAGATGGTTAGGTGGAATGTTGACTAACTATCAAACAATTCGTAAGCGAATTGAGCGATTAAATGAACTAGAGCAGATGGAAGAAGATGGACTATTTGAGGTTTTACCTAAGAAGGAAGTTATGGAATTAGAAAAAGAGCGTAATAAGCTTGTTAGATTTTTAGGTGGAATTAGAAATATGAATGGTCTTCCAGATGCCATTTACATTGTTGACCCTCGTAAAGAGGAAATTGCTGTAGCTGAAGCTAATAAGTTAGGTATTCCTATTGTAGGGATTGTAGATTCAAATTGTGATCCTGACTTAATAGACTATATAATTCCAGGTAATGATGATGCTATTAGAGCAGTTAAACTATTAACTGGAGTCACGGCTGATGCTGTATTAGAAGGCAACCAAGGTGAACAAGCTAAAGAAGCTGAAACAACAGATTCTGAAGAATAATAATTAAAGCAGATGAGTAAGGGTGTTATCTAAGGGGAGAGCCCTTGTAACGCCCTTTTTTTAAGTTTGATTTTAAGGAGGAGGGATGAAAAATGTCATATTCAACAGCAGATGTTAAAAAGTTAAGAGAAAAAACTAGTGCAGGTATTTTAGATTGTAAAAAGGCATTAGAAGAGACTGATGGAGATATGGATGAAGCAGTTAAGTATTTACGAGAAAAAGGGATTGCTGAAGCAGAAAAAAAAGCTGGAAGAACAGCAGCAGAAGGATTAGTGGAGTCTTACATTCAT
This genomic interval from Selenihalanaerobacter shriftii contains the following:
- a CDS encoding chemotaxis protein CheC, which codes for MNNEQININELSSIQLDALKEIANIGAGNAATAFSQLLEQRIDMSVPEANILPLSEVPEILGGAETLIAGILVKVAGDAPGKILFALEEKSAEKLTNMLLDEKLELDLKSKTDQIQDSTLEEIGNILTNSYLNALSRMTDFSLLPSVPALAYDMAGAILEVTFLQAGHIGDYALVVETEFLDGDEGIQGHFFFIPTPESLQKILDKLGVGKI
- a CDS encoding chemotaxis protein CheD, encoding MKKIRVKMADLNIGEVDDVLITSGLGSCVGIALYDSRTKIGGLAHIMLPEVPTNRKSKNPAKYADTSIELLLKKLRQKGANFRRLVAKIAGGAHMFKFDNSNPQMQIGARNIEAVKKILKEKNIRLLAEDVGKNYGRTMEFYLENGEVLIKTVKGEDRVL
- a CDS encoding FliA/WhiG family RNA polymerase sigma factor, producing the protein MKFKENDNQDAKEELILKYIPLVKYVVNRITVNLPDKFEFDDLKNYGIVGLIDAIERFDHRRQVKFSTYAISRIQGSIIDQLRKLDWVPTSVRHKAKRVAQVNSKLSQELGRLPTDQELREELNLNSEEYNQLLTEVNIPQQTSLNSFIKGSQTEGITLLEMISDGEAVNPERSFRYEEIKRILGETIEKLKDKERLVITLYYYEGLNLTEISKVLELTTARVSQLHTKAIYRLRGYLSRKKELLVD
- a CDS encoding FapA family protein, yielding MTTEVTVEAKNEVEAKDKALKKLELKVDKKINKTDLELELIEEKSGFLGIGKKKVFRINLNEKEDEVEESIDDLGKEKEDEGSIENSEKETEDEVEAEDGDVELIIDEEGVYIQLTPPEGNGEAVSLIEVEEILGAKEIEDVNYDKISEALTEDIYEPVKVAPRKEELDRNAEIRVDVSADGMKAYLSTSLPLGGKEATLTRIEDTLEEVGVTYGIKNEKLKELVNDEEIIDEAIERVLVAEGVEPLLGKDAEVNFKFNIKSEEKKVQKLEDGSVDYRNLNRINNVKPGDILATKKPTKPGTPGTTVTGKDVKPKPPKDKKIPSGKNTILSSDELNLQAEIEGQVSYNGDKIEVMPVHTVNGDVDLSTGNIKFVGTVVVEGDVRDGMEIKAKNDINVKGSVHGAKLEAQGEILIKNGFIGKDKGEIKADGNVQVRFIENGKLTTENDLIVTEAIMHSDIDAARIIRIENKGLIVGGIVRAGREIDAKVVGSNLATKTKIFVGITPALRDQYNNLMKKLEDYQKELDEALKTIKYLKKRQKEDDGELSEKERNLLSQKTRTRFKVAKNIEELKKEKISLETRLEEGKNGKIKVQDKLYSGVEITIGTEVKKVTKQLSNLQFYVADGEIKKGSYS
- a CDS encoding DUF6115 domain-containing protein; its protein translation is MEILIFVVGIIFILVSLFLTYHQDKEVDDEIITDYIQLNRKLKKREENLSKLLKEMNYNFYNILDELDDKQTKLEQLLNNEGSFKDNNTMAFINTLNSEMTQESEMKEPQEQNKVDENTLQNQKELNLSSLNSTLDKEEQVAKLYNSGLNFTEIAQELNLGQREVELIWKLNNRGEM
- the rpsB gene encoding 30S ribosomal protein S2 gives rise to the protein MAVVTMKQMLESGVHFGHQTKRWNPKMKSYLFTERNGIYIIDLQQTVKLAEVAYNFVRDLASDGKEILFVGTKKQAKDTIKREAERCGMPYVNERWLGGMLTNYQTIRKRIERLNELEQMEEDGLFEVLPKKEVMELEKERNKLVRFLGGIRNMNGLPDAIYIVDPRKEEIAVAEANKLGIPIVGIVDSNCDPDLIDYIIPGNDDAIRAVKLLTGVTADAVLEGNQGEQAKEAETTDSEE